One Methanococcus aeolicus Nankai-3 DNA segment encodes these proteins:
- a CDS encoding histidinol phosphate phosphatase domain-containing protein: MRYDFHTHTVFSDGELIPSELLRRAIVLNHKTIAITDHADASNYKELIEKTTLAKEELKKYWDIQLIVGVELTHIPPKSIETMAKKCKDIGAEIVVVHGETPVEPVEEKTNYYASLCGDVDILAHGGFIDDETAKNLVENNIFLEITARRGHSLTNGFVQNIAKKYNIPTVINTDTHAPSDLIDIEFAKKVGLGCGMGLNRTMKSLSDYPKELLKKI; encoded by the coding sequence ATGAGATACGACTTCCATACCCATACAGTTTTTAGTGATGGTGAATTAATTCCTTCGGAGCTCCTTAGAAGGGCAATAGTTTTAAACCATAAAACAATCGCAATAACCGACCATGCCGATGCAAGTAATTATAAAGAATTGATTGAAAAAACCACCCTTGCAAAAGAGGAGCTAAAAAAATACTGGGATATTCAATTAATAGTTGGTGTGGAGCTCACACATATACCTCCAAAATCAATTGAAACAATGGCAAAAAAATGTAAAGATATTGGTGCTGAAATTGTGGTTGTTCATGGTGAAACCCCAGTAGAACCAGTTGAGGAAAAAACTAATTATTATGCCTCATTATGTGGCGATGTGGATATTTTAGCACACGGCGGATTTATTGACGACGAAACAGCTAAAAATCTTGTAGAAAATAATATATTTTTAGAGATTACGGCAAGAAGGGGACATTCTTTAACAAATGGATTCGTTCAAAATATTGCCAAAAAATACAACATACCAACGGTAATAAATACCGATACCCATGCTCCAAGCGATTTAATAGACATAGAATTTGCAAAAAAAGTTGGATTGGGTTGTGGGATGGGGCTCAATAGAACGATGAAATCATTATCGGATTATCCAAAGGAGCTCCTTAAAAAAATTTAA
- a CDS encoding 3-isopropylmalate dehydrogenase produces MHKICVIEGDGIGKEVVPAAVSILKATGVDFEFINADAGDEVFEKTGVALPEETVKSAKECDAVFFGAAGETAADVIVKLRKILNTYANVRPVKAYKGINCLNSDIDYIIVRENTEGLYKGIEAEIADGVYTATRVITEEACEKIFKFACNMAEDRKKQGINNGEITCGHKANVLKLTDGVFKNKFYEVAKQYSVKPEDYYVDALNMYLITRPETFNVVVTSNLFGDILSDGAAGTVGGLGMAPSANIGDEYGLFEPVHGSAPDIAGKGIANPTATILTAILMLRYLNENDAADRVEKALEEVLENKLTTPDLGGSLTTTQMAEEVAKRV; encoded by the coding sequence ATGCATAAAATTTGTGTTATAGAAGGAGATGGAATTGGTAAGGAAGTAGTTCCAGCAGCAGTATCCATATTAAAGGCAACAGGCGTAGATTTTGAATTTATAAATGCAGATGCAGGGGACGAAGTATTTGAAAAAACAGGAGTTGCTTTGCCAGAGGAAACAGTGAAATCCGCAAAAGAATGCGATGCCGTATTTTTTGGTGCAGCGGGAGAAACAGCCGCCGATGTAATCGTAAAATTAAGAAAAATATTAAATACTTATGCAAATGTTAGGCCTGTAAAGGCATACAAAGGTATAAACTGTTTAAATAGCGATATTGATTATATAATTGTAAGGGAAAACACAGAAGGATTATATAAAGGAATAGAGGCAGAAATAGCAGATGGAGTTTATACGGCTACAAGAGTAATTACAGAAGAGGCATGCGAAAAAATATTTAAATTTGCATGTAATATGGCAGAGGATAGGAAAAAACAAGGTATAAATAACGGCGAAATAACATGTGGTCATAAAGCTAATGTGTTAAAATTAACCGATGGAGTATTTAAAAATAAATTTTATGAAGTTGCTAAACAATACTCAGTAAAACCAGAGGATTATTATGTTGATGCCTTAAATATGTATCTAATAACAAGACCAGAAACATTTAATGTGGTTGTTACCTCAAACCTTTTTGGAGATATTTTATCAGATGGTGCAGCTGGAACTGTTGGAGGGCTTGGTATGGCTCCATCGGCAAACATCGGAGATGAATACGGATTATTTGAACCGGTTCATGGTTCAGCACCAGACATAGCAGGTAAAGGAATAGCTAACCCAACAGCTACAATTTTAACGGCAATATTAATGTTAAGATATTTAAATGAAAATGATGCAGCTGATAGGGTGGAAAAGGCACTTGAAGAAGTTCTTGAAAACAAATTAACCACGCCAGATTTAGGGGGAAGCTTAACAACGACACAAATGGCAGAAGAAGTTGCTAAAAGAGTTTAA